A single window of Granulicella sibirica DNA harbors:
- a CDS encoding alpha/beta hydrolase domain-containing protein, which produces MLKRLTTLALFTLTVAAQARIVRVELKPAPAEVTRDVPATYRVLSGYAYGEVDPHDPHNRIIQDIDHTPLNPRGMVEYTATFTLYAPLHPSPKAVLFYDVVNRGSPALPREYANGDFFLVSGWQGDIPFEGRTSGGGHAETIRVPIARNPDGSPITGSVFARFMDEPAGRETLALAHSITYGANDLPPTPVDLDTTHAHLITRKYEDIDGAVAGQSEIPPTDWSWADCETGTPDPAKICLKQGADPALLYELRYTAKDPLVMGLGFAAVRDLNAFLMTSPGGEGFENPVAGHARAAIAAGVSQSGNFLRSFLNLGFNEDESGHIVFAGLMPIISARQVPLNVRFGVPGGTSMLFEIGTDGANWYAPTPDPIRHNPTAGELDRCTATHTCPKIIELLGSAEFYSLRASMGFVGTTAAADLPLPANVRRFYFAGTTHGGGPGGFSITPHPLANCTLPANPNPETPTRRALILALRQWVVDDTAPPDNIYPTLQAKTLAPAAQVLSTFPRIPGAPLPHDVFNPNLIYALGPEFRANDLSGIAPAQPLTILGATPAVLPTLDPDGNEIGGIHSPLQDAPLGTYTGWNPVNGGFRKGQFCSLTGGYIPFPATAAERSATHDPRPSLEERYPTHAAYVTRVRTAAEALVKQRLLLPDDAEKLIHQAEQAPVPR; this is translated from the coding sequence TTGCTCAAACGCCTCACAACCCTCGCCCTCTTCACCCTGACCGTCGCCGCCCAGGCCCGCATCGTCCGCGTCGAGCTCAAACCCGCCCCAGCTGAAGTCACCAGGGACGTCCCCGCCACCTACCGCGTCCTCTCCGGCTACGCCTACGGTGAAGTCGACCCGCACGACCCCCACAACCGCATCATTCAGGACATCGACCACACCCCCCTGAACCCCCGGGGCATGGTCGAATACACCGCAACTTTCACCCTCTACGCCCCGCTCCACCCATCCCCCAAGGCCGTCCTCTTCTACGATGTCGTCAACCGCGGCAGCCCCGCCCTGCCCCGCGAATACGCCAACGGAGACTTCTTCCTGGTCTCCGGCTGGCAGGGCGACATCCCCTTCGAAGGCCGCACCAGTGGCGGAGGCCACGCCGAAACCATCCGCGTCCCCATCGCGCGTAATCCCGATGGCTCCCCTATCACCGGCTCCGTCTTCGCCCGCTTCATGGACGAACCCGCCGGCCGTGAGACCCTCGCCCTCGCCCACTCCATCACCTACGGTGCGAACGACCTCCCGCCCACCCCAGTCGACCTCGACACCACCCACGCCCACCTCATCACCAGGAAGTACGAAGACATCGACGGAGCAGTCGCCGGCCAATCTGAAATCCCCCCAACCGACTGGTCCTGGGCCGACTGCGAAACCGGCACACCCGATCCCGCAAAGATCTGCCTCAAGCAAGGAGCCGACCCCGCCCTCCTCTACGAACTGCGATACACCGCTAAAGACCCTCTCGTGATGGGCCTCGGCTTCGCCGCCGTTCGCGACCTGAACGCCTTCCTCATGACAAGCCCAGGCGGAGAAGGCTTCGAAAACCCTGTGGCCGGACACGCCCGAGCCGCCATCGCTGCCGGCGTCTCGCAATCGGGAAATTTCCTCCGCAGCTTCCTCAACCTGGGCTTCAATGAAGACGAATCCGGCCACATCGTCTTCGCCGGCCTTATGCCCATCATCTCGGCCCGCCAGGTACCACTCAACGTCCGCTTCGGCGTCCCCGGCGGAACCAGCATGCTCTTCGAGATCGGCACCGACGGAGCCAACTGGTACGCCCCCACACCCGACCCCATCCGCCACAACCCCACCGCCGGAGAGCTCGACCGCTGCACCGCCACCCACACCTGCCCCAAAATCATCGAACTTCTCGGCTCAGCCGAGTTCTACTCCCTCCGCGCCTCCATGGGCTTTGTAGGAACCACCGCCGCAGCCGATCTGCCCCTCCCCGCCAACGTCCGCCGCTTCTACTTCGCCGGTACCACCCACGGCGGAGGTCCCGGCGGCTTCTCGATCACCCCGCACCCCCTCGCCAACTGCACCCTCCCGGCAAACCCAAACCCCGAAACCCCCACCCGCCGCGCCCTCATCCTCGCCCTCAGGCAGTGGGTCGTCGACGACACCGCCCCGCCCGACAACATCTACCCCACCCTCCAGGCCAAAACCCTCGCCCCCGCCGCACAGGTCCTCTCCACCTTCCCCCGCATCCCCGGCGCGCCTCTCCCCCACGATGTCTTCAACCCCAACCTCATCTACGCCCTCGGCCCCGAATTCCGCGCCAACGACCTCTCCGGCATAGCCCCCGCGCAACCCCTCACCATCCTCGGAGCCACTCCCGCCGTCCTACCCACCCTCGACCCCGACGGCAACGAGATCGGCGGCATCCACAGCCCCCTCCAGGACGCCCCCCTCGGCACCTACACCGGCTGGAACCCGGTCAACGGCGGCTTCCGCAAGGGCCAGTTCTGCTCCCTCACCGGCGGTTACATCCCCTTCCCCGCCACCGCCGCCGAGCGCTCCGCCACCCATGACCCTCGCCCGTCACTTGAAGAACGCTACCCCACCCACGCCGCCTACGTCACCCGCGTCCGCACCGCCGCCGAAGCGCTCGTAAAGCAGCGCTTACTTCTACCCGACGACGCCGAAAAGCTCATCCACCAGGCCGAACAAGCCCCCGTCCCACGCTAA
- a CDS encoding VOC family protein produces the protein MHKITPFLWFNTDAEDAADFYLSVFASGRKVSELRAPAGAPAPAGSLMVITLELEGQQMTFLNGGPGHPLTEAFSFSVVCETQEEIDGYWDKLVEGGSPMACGWLKDKYGLCWQIVPARLQKLVSTPGGMKAMMSMVKFDIAALEKAAAG, from the coding sequence ATGCATAAGATCACGCCGTTTCTCTGGTTCAACACCGATGCCGAGGATGCCGCCGATTTCTATCTTTCGGTGTTTGCTTCGGGGCGCAAGGTAAGCGAGTTGCGGGCTCCAGCAGGTGCGCCTGCGCCAGCGGGGTCGCTGATGGTGATCACGCTTGAGCTTGAGGGGCAGCAGATGACGTTTCTCAACGGTGGGCCTGGCCATCCTTTGACGGAGGCGTTTTCCTTCTCGGTGGTGTGTGAGACGCAGGAGGAGATCGACGGGTACTGGGACAAGCTGGTGGAGGGGGGATCTCCGATGGCCTGCGGGTGGTTGAAGGATAAGTACGGGCTCTGCTGGCAGATTGTGCCAGCACGGCTTCAGAAGCTGGTTTCTACGCCGGGCGGGATGAAGGCGATGATGTCGATGGTGAAGTTCGATATCGCGGCGCTGGAGAAGGCTGCGGCTGGTTGA
- a CDS encoding prolyl oligopeptidase family serine peptidase — MPDLTYPPARKVDQTDTYFGTEISDPYRWMEDVDAPELKQWVDAENALTQSWLDEVPQRESLRTRLMALTNYERYSAPTRHGTRYFYSHNTGLQNQAILFWQEGLDGTPHVLIDPNTLSTDGTVALNGISITDDGTLMDYAISDAGSDWVKWRVRDIATGQDLPDIVEWSKFSSATWLKDNSGFFYQGYERPADITPEDALKSANYFHKIYFHKLGTPQSEDLLIFDRPDDRELNMGCAITDDGRYLIISQSRGTSPNNQVTIKDLTQPDSSPILLVTTEEAAFDPIDNDGSYFWFRTTLDAPNSKVIGIDLAQQDLTNPSRDHWQTLIPESTNPLDSVSMVHNTLIAQYLKDAQSHIQLHAPTGELLHTFALPAIGTADGFDGKRTDTETFFTFTNFTTPATVYRLDLTTLETTPYRRPNVAFDPSLFETRQVFYPSKDGTRIPLFLTHRKGITLDGQNPTLLYGYGGFNIALPPAFAPAYVLWMEMGGIYAQAGLRGGGEYGEAWHEAGTKLKKQNVFDDFIAAAEYLIAERYTSPAKLAISGGSNGGLLVGACELQRPDLFAAAIAQVAVMDMLRFDKFTIGWAWKADYGSPSENEEEFRAIYRYSPLHNIVPGRKYPATLITTADHDDRVFPAHSFKYAAALQAAAPPHSEANPLLIRIETRAGHGAGMPLSKRVELTADQYAFLTRTLEMCY; from the coding sequence ATGCCCGACCTGACCTACCCACCCGCCCGCAAAGTCGACCAGACCGACACCTACTTCGGCACCGAAATCTCCGACCCCTACCGCTGGATGGAAGACGTCGACGCTCCCGAGCTCAAGCAGTGGGTCGACGCCGAAAACGCCCTCACCCAGTCCTGGCTCGACGAGGTCCCCCAGCGCGAATCCCTCCGCACCCGCCTCATGGCCCTCACCAACTACGAGCGCTACTCCGCCCCCACCCGCCACGGCACCCGCTACTTCTACAGCCACAACACCGGCCTCCAGAATCAGGCCATCCTCTTCTGGCAGGAGGGCCTCGACGGCACCCCCCACGTCCTCATCGACCCGAACACCCTCTCCACCGACGGCACCGTAGCCCTCAACGGCATCAGCATCACCGACGACGGCACCCTCATGGACTACGCCATCTCCGACGCCGGCTCCGACTGGGTCAAGTGGCGCGTCCGCGACATCGCCACCGGGCAGGACCTCCCCGACATCGTCGAGTGGTCCAAATTCTCGAGTGCCACCTGGCTCAAGGACAACTCCGGCTTCTTCTACCAGGGCTACGAGCGCCCCGCCGACATCACCCCCGAAGACGCCCTCAAGTCCGCCAACTACTTCCACAAGATCTACTTCCACAAGCTCGGCACTCCACAGTCCGAAGACCTCCTCATCTTCGACCGTCCCGACGACCGCGAGCTCAACATGGGCTGCGCCATCACCGACGACGGCCGCTACCTCATCATCAGCCAGTCCCGAGGCACCAGCCCCAACAACCAGGTGACCATCAAGGACCTCACCCAGCCCGACTCCTCGCCCATCCTCCTCGTCACCACCGAAGAAGCCGCCTTCGACCCCATCGACAACGACGGCTCCTACTTCTGGTTCCGCACCACCCTCGACGCCCCCAACTCCAAAGTCATCGGCATCGACTTAGCGCAACAGGACCTCACCAACCCATCCCGCGACCACTGGCAGACCCTCATCCCCGAGTCCACCAACCCCCTCGACTCCGTCTCCATGGTCCACAACACCCTCATCGCCCAGTACCTCAAGGACGCCCAGAGCCACATCCAGCTCCACGCCCCCACCGGCGAGCTCCTCCACACCTTCGCCCTCCCCGCCATCGGCACCGCCGACGGCTTCGACGGCAAGCGCACCGACACCGAGACCTTCTTCACCTTCACTAACTTCACCACTCCGGCCACCGTCTATCGCCTCGACCTCACCACCCTCGAAACCACCCCCTACCGCCGCCCCAACGTAGCCTTCGACCCGTCGCTCTTCGAAACCAGACAGGTCTTCTACCCAAGCAAGGACGGCACCCGCATCCCCCTCTTCCTCACCCACCGCAAGGGCATCACGCTCGACGGCCAGAACCCTACCCTCCTCTACGGCTATGGCGGCTTCAACATAGCCCTGCCACCCGCTTTCGCGCCCGCCTACGTCCTCTGGATGGAGATGGGCGGCATCTACGCCCAGGCCGGCCTCCGCGGCGGCGGCGAGTACGGCGAAGCCTGGCACGAAGCCGGCACAAAGCTCAAAAAGCAGAACGTCTTCGACGACTTCATCGCCGCCGCCGAGTACCTCATCGCCGAGCGCTACACCAGCCCCGCCAAACTGGCCATCTCCGGCGGAAGCAACGGCGGCCTCCTCGTCGGAGCCTGCGAACTCCAGCGTCCCGACCTCTTCGCAGCCGCCATCGCCCAAGTCGCCGTCATGGACATGCTCCGCTTCGACAAGTTCACCATCGGCTGGGCCTGGAAGGCCGACTACGGCTCCCCCTCCGAGAACGAAGAAGAATTCCGAGCCATCTACCGTTACTCCCCCCTGCACAACATCGTCCCCGGCAGAAAGTACCCCGCCACCCTCATCACCACCGCCGACCACGACGACCGCGTCTTCCCCGCCCACAGCTTCAAGTACGCCGCCGCCCTGCAAGCCGCCGCCCCACCCCATTCCGAAGCCAACCCGCTCCTCATCCGCATCGAAACCCGCGCCGGCCACGGAGCCGGCATGCCCCTCAGCAAGCGCGTAGAGCTAACCGCCGACCAGTATGCCTTCCTCACCCGCACCTTGGAGATGTGCTACTGA
- the msrB gene encoding peptide-methionine (R)-S-oxide reductase MsrB → MAEAVKKVEKTDEEWRQLLTPEQYYIMREKGTERAFTGALVNNHEDGIYRCGACGAELFTSDTKFESGSGWPSFWTTVTPDAVELHEDRSHGMRRVEATCSTCGAHLGHVFPDGPRPTGQRFCINSASLSFEKKK, encoded by the coding sequence ATGGCTGAAGCGGTGAAGAAGGTTGAGAAGACGGATGAGGAGTGGCGGCAGTTGCTGACTCCGGAGCAGTACTACATCATGCGGGAAAAAGGCACGGAGCGGGCGTTTACGGGCGCGCTGGTGAATAACCATGAGGATGGGATTTACCGGTGCGGTGCCTGTGGAGCAGAGCTGTTTACTTCGGATACGAAGTTCGAGTCGGGGAGTGGATGGCCCAGTTTCTGGACGACGGTGACGCCGGATGCGGTGGAGTTGCATGAGGACCGGTCGCATGGGATGCGGCGGGTCGAGGCTACGTGCTCGACCTGTGGGGCGCATCTTGGGCATGTGTTTCCGGATGGACCCCGGCCTACAGGGCAGAGGTTTTGTATCAATAGTGCTTCTTTGAGTTTTGAGAAGAAGAAGTAG
- a CDS encoding RidA family protein, with product MTTQTTTDKNVIATTDAPAAIGPYSQAIRVGDMLFSSGQVGLDPKTGEMVAGGITEQTTRVLENLKAVLAKAGFGLEHVVKTTVFLKQMSDFAAMNAVYATYLAPEGVVAPARSTVQVAGLPKDALVEIEVIAKG from the coding sequence ATGACGACGCAGACGACTACCGATAAGAACGTGATTGCAACGACAGATGCTCCGGCCGCGATTGGCCCCTACTCCCAGGCTATCCGGGTGGGCGATATGTTGTTCAGCTCGGGGCAGGTGGGGCTGGATCCGAAGACCGGGGAGATGGTTGCGGGTGGGATCACGGAACAGACGACGCGGGTGCTCGAGAATTTGAAGGCGGTGCTGGCGAAGGCTGGATTTGGGCTGGAGCACGTGGTGAAGACGACGGTGTTTCTGAAGCAGATGAGCGATTTTGCGGCGATGAATGCGGTGTACGCGACTTATCTTGCGCCTGAGGGCGTGGTGGCTCCGGCGCGGTCGACGGTGCAGGTGGCGGGTCTGCCGAAGGATGCGCTGGTAGAGATCGAGGTCATCGCAAAGGGCTAG